One genomic region from Estrella lausannensis encodes:
- a CDS encoding motility associated factor glycosyltransferase family protein, translating to MQSINLERLQESIEIWMQSFPKEAILLHGVEDSRLQFVFAEDGSLNLMRKTKEGESYFHNQKSPLNEALEWAYSLKLTNETVVYIYGIGLGYYYEALHDWLKEDPERAIVFMEDDLSVLKMAFSTSEVQKILKDDQVRVIYFQNLADADEAFDPLYWDFVMTQMSVSALQYYANERRDQFVELKQKIVYDASIRNGLVEEYLKHGISFFRNYYQNLLLVSESWKGDELFGKFHGIPAIICGAGPSLDKNVEELRNLLDRALVFGGGSAMNALSSRGILPHFGIGIDPNPTQQFRLSTNKAYEVPLFYRNRMHHEAFKLVHGPRLYIYGAGGYDIADWFDERFGLQGEWIDEGHNVVNFGIELAIRMGCNPIILTGVDLAYTGMLAYAKGVVDETAIEEEVLKTDDFDTTAMLKKDIYGEPIYTLWKWIAESNWIGDFAKEHRSTEIVNCTEGGLGMPGVRNMTLKDAKERYMKRRFDLKSWVRGEILSAAMPGLTQERVFEEVEFFKESLIRSRDHLDVLIEDSKDLKKKVENEERIPQILQSGLAALSELELSEEPGYEYLLDLFNNIYSRILNKELHRIKTDSEDPCKMVVLKSTLNIKRLQFLKEVAEVNIQIIDFAVQERKKSLVGA from the coding sequence ATGCAGAGTATAAATTTAGAGCGCCTTCAGGAAAGTATAGAGATCTGGATGCAGAGTTTTCCGAAAGAAGCCATACTCCTGCATGGCGTCGAAGACAGCCGACTTCAGTTTGTCTTTGCGGAAGATGGCTCCCTTAATCTGATGCGGAAGACAAAGGAAGGGGAGTCTTACTTTCATAATCAAAAATCGCCGCTGAATGAGGCGCTCGAGTGGGCATATTCGCTCAAACTCACCAATGAAACAGTGGTCTATATCTACGGAATTGGACTGGGATACTATTATGAAGCCCTCCATGACTGGCTTAAAGAAGATCCCGAGCGGGCGATTGTGTTCATGGAAGATGATCTTTCCGTGCTCAAGATGGCGTTTTCTACTTCTGAGGTGCAGAAGATTCTTAAAGACGACCAGGTGCGTGTGATTTACTTCCAGAACCTTGCCGACGCTGACGAGGCGTTCGACCCTCTGTATTGGGACTTCGTCATGACGCAGATGAGTGTCTCAGCTCTTCAGTATTACGCAAATGAGAGGCGCGATCAGTTTGTCGAGCTCAAGCAAAAGATCGTTTACGATGCGTCGATCCGCAATGGGCTTGTCGAAGAGTATTTAAAGCACGGCATCAGCTTTTTTAGAAACTACTACCAAAATCTGTTACTTGTGTCGGAGTCATGGAAGGGCGATGAGCTGTTTGGCAAGTTTCATGGCATACCGGCAATTATCTGCGGAGCGGGACCGTCGCTTGATAAAAACGTTGAGGAACTCAGAAATCTTCTGGATCGCGCTTTGGTTTTTGGCGGAGGGTCGGCCATGAACGCCTTAAGCTCCCGGGGCATCTTGCCGCATTTCGGTATCGGCATCGACCCGAACCCTACCCAGCAGTTTCGTCTAAGTACCAATAAAGCTTATGAAGTTCCCCTTTTTTACAGAAACAGGATGCATCATGAGGCTTTCAAGCTTGTCCATGGGCCCCGTCTCTATATTTATGGAGCGGGCGGTTATGACATCGCCGACTGGTTTGATGAGCGCTTTGGTCTTCAGGGCGAGTGGATCGACGAGGGACACAACGTGGTGAATTTCGGCATCGAACTTGCAATCCGCATGGGGTGCAACCCGATTATCTTAACCGGCGTCGATTTAGCCTATACGGGAATGCTTGCCTATGCCAAGGGCGTTGTCGATGAAACAGCGATCGAGGAAGAAGTGCTGAAGACAGATGATTTTGACACGACCGCCATGCTTAAAAAGGACATCTACGGCGAGCCGATCTATACACTGTGGAAATGGATCGCTGAATCTAACTGGATTGGAGATTTTGCCAAAGAGCATCGCAGCACTGAAATCGTCAACTGCACAGAAGGCGGTCTTGGGATGCCTGGCGTTCGGAACATGACCTTGAAGGATGCCAAAGAAAGGTATATGAAACGGCGCTTCGACTTAAAAAGTTGGGTTAGAGGCGAGATCTTGTCAGCGGCGATGCCTGGGTTAACTCAGGAGAGGGTGTTTGAGGAAGTGGAATTTTTCAAAGAGAGTTTGATTCGTTCCCGGGACCATCTGGATGTTCTGATCGAGGATTCAAAAGATCTTAAGAAGAAGGTGGAGAACGAGGAGCGGATTCCTCAAATTCTGCAGTCGGGTCTGGCAGCATTATCAGAACTTGAGCTTTCTGAAGAGCCCGGCTACGAGTATCTGCTTGACTTGTTCAACAATATCTATAGCCGCATATTGAATAAGGAGCTGCACCGCATCAAGACAGACAGTGAAGATCCTTGCAAGATGGTTGTTCTGAAAAGCACCTTGAATATCAAGCGATTGCAATTTTTGAAAGAAGTGGCCGAAGTTAATATTCAAATCATCGATTTTGCCGTGCAGGAGCGAAAAAAATCGCTCGTGGGCGCATAA
- a CDS encoding sigma-54-dependent transcriptional regulator → MQQVSMAIERILVIDDEVLLRNFLAETLRRKNYDVQTAESGEAGIAKFKEQGFDLVITDMKMPDMTGIDVLKTIKALTPQTVVIVITAYGSVENAVEAMRLGAFNYLIKPFTPDTIEALIEKAKEHIGLVDENEYLRSEMRGKNSPVVRQPVFESPSMKKVVEDISKVAKSNANIFITGESGTGKEVIAALIHQQSTRSMHPFIKVNCAAIPETLIESEFFGHEKGAFTGAHQKKSGRFELAHTGTLLLDEITEVPLILQSKLLRVLQEQEFERVGGTKPIKVDVRVISTSNRNVKEAVEHKILREDLYFRLNVIPVHLPPLRERIEDIIPLAGYFIDKFCTESHLPKKELTERAKKRLLEYLWPGNVRELANVIERAVVMGTSQTIDQSSLFLDASLSLTDGRGTHESSGTDLYTLPVGITLKELEKRLIIETLHAHNHNRKKTAEILDISVRTLRNKINEYRKEGLEIVGED, encoded by the coding sequence ATGCAACAGGTAAGTATGGCAATAGAACGCATTTTGGTTATTGACGACGAAGTTCTGCTCAGGAATTTTCTGGCCGAAACGCTGAGACGGAAAAATTATGATGTCCAGACAGCGGAATCCGGTGAAGCGGGCATCGCCAAATTCAAAGAGCAAGGCTTCGATTTAGTGATCACCGACATGAAAATGCCGGACATGACAGGCATCGACGTGCTGAAAACGATTAAAGCGCTGACGCCGCAGACAGTCGTAATCGTGATCACTGCCTATGGAAGCGTTGAAAACGCTGTGGAAGCGATGCGTCTTGGCGCATTTAACTACCTGATCAAGCCGTTTACCCCCGACACGATCGAGGCCTTGATCGAAAAGGCCAAAGAACATATCGGCCTCGTCGACGAAAACGAGTACCTCCGATCGGAGATGCGCGGCAAAAATTCTCCTGTGGTCAGGCAGCCTGTCTTCGAAAGCCCCTCCATGAAGAAAGTGGTGGAAGACATCTCGAAAGTTGCCAAAAGCAATGCCAACATCTTCATTACAGGTGAATCCGGAACAGGAAAGGAAGTGATCGCCGCTTTGATCCATCAGCAATCGACACGCTCGATGCACCCTTTCATCAAAGTTAACTGCGCAGCCATTCCTGAGACGCTGATCGAATCGGAGTTTTTTGGACATGAGAAGGGAGCTTTCACGGGAGCGCACCAGAAAAAAAGCGGCAGGTTTGAGCTGGCGCACACAGGAACGTTGCTCCTCGATGAAATCACTGAGGTGCCTCTCATACTACAGTCGAAACTTTTGAGGGTACTGCAAGAACAAGAGTTTGAAAGAGTCGGCGGGACCAAACCGATCAAGGTCGACGTCAGGGTGATTTCCACATCCAACCGCAACGTTAAAGAAGCCGTGGAGCATAAAATACTACGGGAAGATCTCTACTTCCGTCTGAACGTCATCCCTGTCCACCTCCCCCCGTTAAGGGAGAGGATTGAGGATATTATTCCTCTTGCCGGCTATTTCATCGACAAATTCTGCACGGAAAGCCACCTTCCCAAAAAGGAACTCACGGAAAGGGCGAAAAAACGGCTGCTCGAATACCTTTGGCCGGGAAACGTGCGGGAGTTGGCCAACGTGATTGAAAGAGCTGTCGTGATGGGCACTTCACAAACAATTGACCAAAGCTCGCTTTTCTTAGATGCTTCACTATCCTTAACCGACGGACGCGGAACTCACGAAAGCTCCGGCACCGACCTCTACACACTGCCGGTCGGCATCACCCTGAAAGAGCTCGAAAAGCGCCTTATCATCGAGACGCTCCATGCGCACAATCACAACAGAAAAAAGACCGCCGAAATTCTGGATATCAGCGTCAGGACTTTGCGCAACAAGATCAACGAATACCGTAAAGAAGGTCTTGAAATCGTCGGGGAAGACTAA
- a CDS encoding two-component system sensor histidine kinase NtrB, producing MKDSSLEPLKKMAASIAEASSQEKIASLNRAFELFSHEAERIENAYNSLKEEFTAIHQELEKTNIHLKKKVAELNVMTDYMENILSNISQGLVFIDLNGDITTYNAAAEEIFNLNHEKILFRNYWQNFEDDSFGFSMRKALATKAPPPLSFTSVKGEGGELKELEVTATFVFDSGTKVKDLEEDIYVRSMEGIIILIRDITLMKTLEIIAKRSDRMKELGAMAASVAHEIRNPLGGIKGFASLLKRDLENDPEKKKFAEYIIQGADTLNRLVTSILDYSKPVNLKKIPMNLQETILETMAVVQADRELFKNIHIVVEMPDKLIELTADKELLKTAFLNLMVNAIQAMPGGGTLKITARLHEASALVEFEDTGMGIPKENIGKLFTPFFTTKAEGYGFGLAEVLKTVQAHGGDIKVSSEEGKGTSFSLKLPMRG from the coding sequence ATGAAAGACTCCTCGCTCGAACCTCTCAAGAAAATGGCGGCATCGATTGCCGAAGCATCTTCGCAAGAGAAGATCGCCTCGCTCAACAGGGCGTTTGAGCTTTTCAGCCACGAGGCTGAAAGGATTGAAAATGCCTATAACTCCCTGAAGGAAGAGTTTACCGCCATCCATCAGGAGCTGGAAAAAACCAACATCCACCTCAAAAAGAAGGTCGCCGAGCTCAACGTGATGACCGATTACATGGAAAATATCCTGTCTAATATTTCACAGGGCCTGGTGTTTATCGATTTAAACGGCGACATCACCACTTATAACGCCGCCGCCGAAGAGATCTTCAACCTGAACCATGAAAAAATCCTTTTTCGAAACTACTGGCAGAATTTTGAGGATGACTCCTTTGGATTTTCCATGAGGAAAGCGCTTGCCACCAAAGCACCACCTCCTCTCTCTTTCACGAGCGTTAAAGGCGAGGGCGGCGAGCTCAAAGAGCTTGAGGTAACCGCCACTTTCGTGTTCGACAGCGGAACTAAAGTAAAAGACTTAGAAGAAGATATCTATGTCAGAAGCATGGAAGGGATCATCATCCTGATCCGTGATATCACGCTGATGAAGACATTGGAAATCATTGCCAAGCGATCCGACCGAATGAAAGAGCTTGGCGCCATGGCGGCATCTGTCGCCCATGAAATCCGTAACCCGCTAGGCGGGATCAAAGGCTTTGCCTCATTGCTCAAGAGAGATTTGGAAAACGATCCGGAAAAAAAGAAGTTCGCTGAATACATCATCCAGGGAGCTGACACACTGAATCGATTGGTAACCAGTATTTTAGACTACTCCAAGCCGGTAAACCTAAAAAAGATCCCGATGAACCTCCAGGAAACCATCTTAGAAACGATGGCAGTTGTGCAGGCAGACAGGGAGCTTTTCAAAAACATTCACATTGTTGTCGAGATGCCCGATAAGTTGATCGAGCTGACAGCAGATAAGGAGCTTTTGAAGACGGCTTTCTTGAATTTGATGGTCAACGCCATCCAAGCGATGCCCGGAGGGGGAACACTGAAGATCACTGCCCGGCTGCATGAGGCATCGGCCCTGGTTGAATTTGAAGACACGGGCATGGGCATCCCAAAGGAAAATATCGGCAAGCTCTTCACTCCATTCTTCACCACCAAGGCGGAAGGGTATGGTTTTGGGCTTGCGGAAGTATTAAAAACGGTGCAAGCTCACGGCGGGGATATCAAGGTTTCATCGGAAGAGGGAAAGGGGACGTCTTTCTCCTTAAAGCTGCCCATGCGCGGATAG
- a CDS encoding 6-hydroxymethylpterin diphosphokinase MptE-like protein, which yields MGQEVLLECLKLYAAYDEEAAKRIRDAEVTDYEIYPTHLGEDNLARRHRGKDFFFHSQDGARKEAKRWVQNIKTEDVDLIYIYGIGLGYYYDEIKGWLHKDPTRFVVFLESDYSALNMLFNTPKGLEILKDNQVVIQTFSIENFKVVISLDPRCYLLFSALHDKSIILSSLKSYSEVRESLLLGIKSQIYISTSWHRNVCSDKLTYLKDITRNIISNILKLENESSFEALIGGFKDVPAIITGAGPSVVNDIHLFDEAKKRCLLIGSGTGTNVLNSHGILPHFFVGIDPTSSQESRIRMNNSYMVPCFHKARFSADASRFATGEKVYLNHCTSPFSTRWFEDAIGIRQSLELEAGISSTTFAIAIAHAMGCNPIILSGLDLAYTDNKRYPEVLRPISHGSKAVQDELLIKSKTPLIDKGYEGQEVITKIDWLVEGKLISHFKSNHPEVTLYNATRGGLLIEQVANVSLGEFLKTRSKEYDIEGRLHALIESGAIRGSSTMMPLQAVLEWKRFVEEFLEAIQTERVFFKETLSDGLESRRFGEAMQSGFVTKFKSNPFFETFLESHEELMNGAVFFKKVNLQKAQAKQDTDFIRQAAEDFAEALFAFWENVAREHLQGIEEALSENTETSSAIESDARPVIFSEESGSLKEITPAVFEYSQEKEGFLEGRSCFFSEKRQLLSSSWYSRGNLEGAQEFFYRSGRLFAKRNFVNGRLEGEQSYFFDDGSKRAEMFYKEGKLDGDVIIYYPRGRLNRFLQFKEGKLSGTERFWSARGDLLFSATYKDGKPCGEALEYYRHDKLLRRTVFDDFGKRILIEEFSENGQLLKEGELTPSEEVAMPLAAQDAIENYLNEMERLHYAFGGERERHFF from the coding sequence ATGGGGCAAGAAGTTTTACTGGAGTGTCTGAAGCTCTATGCAGCATATGATGAAGAGGCGGCAAAAAGAATCCGGGACGCCGAGGTAACCGATTACGAAATTTACCCCACCCATCTAGGAGAGGATAACCTTGCGAGAAGGCACAGGGGCAAGGACTTTTTTTTTCATTCCCAAGATGGTGCACGCAAGGAAGCGAAGAGATGGGTGCAAAATATCAAGACCGAGGATGTAGATTTAATTTACATCTATGGAATTGGCCTCGGCTATTATTATGATGAAATAAAGGGTTGGCTGCACAAAGATCCTACACGGTTCGTTGTCTTTTTAGAGAGCGATTACTCGGCCCTGAATATGCTCTTTAACACTCCGAAAGGGCTAGAGATCCTAAAAGATAACCAGGTCGTCATCCAGACGTTTTCCATTGAAAATTTCAAAGTTGTCATATCCCTTGATCCTCGTTGCTATCTTTTGTTTTCGGCGCTGCACGATAAGTCGATTATCTTAAGCTCGCTGAAGTCCTATTCCGAGGTCAGGGAAAGTCTTTTACTTGGTATTAAATCTCAGATCTATATTAGCACAAGCTGGCACCGGAACGTCTGTTCGGACAAACTCACCTATCTGAAAGATATTACCAGGAATATCATCAGCAATATCTTAAAACTTGAAAACGAATCCTCTTTCGAGGCGCTGATCGGAGGATTCAAAGACGTTCCGGCCATCATCACCGGCGCAGGCCCTTCGGTTGTCAACGATATTCATTTGTTTGATGAGGCCAAGAAAAGGTGTCTTCTGATCGGTTCCGGAACAGGCACTAACGTACTCAACTCACACGGGATTTTGCCTCATTTCTTTGTCGGCATCGACCCGACATCCTCGCAAGAGAGCAGAATCCGGATGAACAACTCTTATATGGTTCCCTGCTTTCACAAAGCGCGCTTTTCTGCTGACGCTTCCCGGTTTGCGACTGGAGAAAAAGTATACCTCAATCATTGCACAAGCCCCTTTTCCACACGCTGGTTTGAAGACGCTATCGGCATCAGGCAGTCTCTCGAACTGGAAGCTGGCATTAGCAGCACGACGTTTGCTATCGCGATCGCGCATGCGATGGGCTGTAACCCAATCATCCTCTCGGGGCTTGATCTTGCCTATACCGATAACAAAAGATATCCGGAAGTGCTTCGGCCCATCTCTCACGGCAGCAAAGCAGTGCAAGATGAGCTTTTGATTAAAAGCAAAACACCCTTGATCGACAAGGGGTACGAAGGACAGGAAGTCATCACGAAAATCGACTGGCTGGTGGAAGGGAAGCTCATATCCCATTTCAAAAGCAATCATCCTGAAGTGACTCTGTACAATGCTACACGGGGTGGTTTACTGATCGAACAGGTGGCGAATGTATCCCTCGGTGAATTTTTGAAAACGAGAAGCAAAGAATATGACATCGAGGGAAGGCTGCATGCTTTGATTGAGTCTGGTGCCATCAGAGGTTCAAGTACGATGATGCCCCTGCAAGCCGTCCTCGAGTGGAAAAGGTTCGTTGAGGAATTTCTTGAAGCGATCCAAACGGAAAGAGTTTTTTTTAAAGAAACATTAAGCGACGGCCTTGAATCTCGGAGATTTGGTGAAGCGATGCAGTCGGGGTTTGTAACGAAATTCAAATCCAATCCTTTTTTCGAGACCTTCCTTGAAAGCCACGAAGAGTTGATGAACGGTGCCGTCTTCTTCAAAAAAGTGAATTTACAGAAAGCTCAGGCAAAACAAGACACTGATTTCATTCGGCAGGCCGCCGAAGATTTTGCCGAAGCCCTGTTTGCATTCTGGGAAAATGTGGCCAGGGAGCATTTGCAGGGAATTGAAGAGGCGTTGTCTGAAAACACGGAAACCAGCTCTGCCATTGAGTCTGACGCCCGGCCTGTCATTTTTTCAGAGGAGAGTGGCTCGTTAAAAGAGATTACTCCCGCCGTGTTTGAGTATTCCCAGGAAAAAGAGGGGTTTCTCGAGGGTAGAAGCTGTTTTTTTAGCGAGAAGCGGCAGTTGCTTTCCTCCTCTTGGTATTCCAGAGGCAATCTCGAAGGAGCGCAGGAGTTTTTTTACAGATCAGGACGACTCTTTGCCAAAAGGAATTTTGTGAACGGAAGACTTGAAGGCGAGCAGAGCTATTTTTTCGACGATGGCTCCAAGAGAGCTGAGATGTTTTACAAAGAAGGCAAGCTGGATGGAGATGTGATTATCTACTATCCAAGAGGTCGTTTAAACAGATTTTTACAGTTTAAGGAAGGCAAGCTGTCTGGCACTGAACGGTTTTGGAGCGCAAGAGGCGACCTTCTCTTCTCCGCCACGTACAAAGACGGTAAACCCTGTGGAGAGGCGCTCGAGTACTACCGTCATGACAAGCTTCTGCGAAGAACCGTTTTTGATGACTTCGGAAAACGTATTTTGATTGAGGAATTCAGCGAAAACGGTCAGTTGCTCAAAGAAGGAGAGCTAACCCCGAGCGAGGAGGTCGCTATGCCCCTTGCCGCTCAGGATGCCATTGAAAATTATCTGAATGAGATGGAGAGGCTTCATTACGCTTTCGGAGGTGAAAGGGAGCGGCATTTTTTCTAA
- the rpsD gene encoding 30S ribosomal protein S4: protein MARYTGNKNRIARRFGVNIFGRARNPLLHKPNPPGVHGARRKKKSDFGLQLEEKQKLKAVYGMLSEKQLIINYKKAVQMAGNTPQHLAEMLECRLDNIVYKLKFATTIFGAQQLVNHGHILVDGKKVDIRSFQVKPGMIVSIKEKSQKMKSIQEALASQRDVPTYLTLDANKFSGQLMTMPGLDQISWPLEIKIIEICDFLEHTT, encoded by the coding sequence ATGGCTCGCTACACAGGCAATAAAAACCGTATCGCCAGGCGATTTGGAGTCAATATTTTCGGAAGAGCGAGAAATCCTCTCCTTCATAAGCCCAATCCCCCAGGCGTACACGGTGCTCGACGCAAGAAAAAGTCGGACTTCGGCTTACAACTTGAAGAAAAGCAAAAACTAAAAGCTGTTTATGGCATGCTCAGCGAAAAACAGCTGATCATCAACTATAAAAAAGCTGTACAGATGGCAGGCAATACGCCTCAGCACCTGGCAGAAATGCTCGAGTGCAGGCTGGACAACATCGTGTACAAGCTGAAGTTCGCCACTACCATTTTCGGCGCTCAGCAGCTGGTTAACCACGGCCATATCTTAGTGGATGGTAAAAAGGTGGATATCCGTTCTTTCCAGGTTAAACCCGGAATGATCGTTTCTATCAAAGAAAAATCCCAGAAGATGAAGTCGATCCAGGAGGCTCTTGCTTCCCAGCGTGATGTACCAACATACCTGACGTTGGATGCCAACAAGTTCTCCGGACAGCTGATGACGATGCCAGGTCTGGATCAGATCTCCTGGCCGCTTGAGATCAAGATCATCGAAATCTGCGACTTCTTGGAGCACACAACCTAA
- the murJ gene encoding murein biosynthesis integral membrane protein MurJ, which yields MDQVNQASLSKESSRSILRSMSRFLSGTMLSRISGLGRDIAMAYAFGTEASAAAFLVSFRLAHLLRRILGEGCLQTAFIPLFEELRRESVQKAHAFYIHLQSTLFWILLLVSTAAMGALGLPLSSLDLSPGNREILSYTLFMMPSLVFICLYGLSASLLQCEGSYFLAGASPVAFNLAWIAGAILLRGFDVEQAMPYLCLFIILGCFLQWAVCYPKTKKLIPHSPLTLFSFRGIQPDVMRIVKPMTLGMIGIAATQINTALDAVFARFASLEGPAYLWYAIRIEQLPLALFGIALSGALLPPLSRAMKNGDLKKAAALYSSSIGTCIAVIVPMTFALVFSGRATVSLLYERGDFSAVSAGETALCLYGYALGLLPSVTVLLTAPVYYALSDYKTPALASGYSVVINSILSAAGVLAFGFGAFWIAVATSLSAIANALILSCSLPKEISFPWHAYSAKFFRALAHSLLYAVGVYFLLPDPTGSLTAGTAPSFTGSLYLFSLHLTIFALCIAPLWYRELKDLKR from the coding sequence ATGGATCAAGTCAATCAAGCGTCGCTTAGCAAAGAATCATCACGCTCTATCCTGCGCTCCATGTCCCGCTTCCTTTCCGGTACGATGCTCTCTAGGATCTCAGGACTCGGGCGGGATATCGCGATGGCGTATGCCTTTGGAACCGAAGCCTCGGCAGCCGCCTTTTTAGTCAGCTTCCGCCTGGCGCATTTGCTCAGAAGAATTTTAGGTGAGGGGTGCCTGCAGACTGCATTCATTCCACTCTTCGAGGAGCTGAGGCGAGAGAGTGTGCAGAAGGCCCATGCGTTTTACATCCATTTGCAGAGCACGCTCTTTTGGATCCTCCTGCTCGTGTCAACTGCCGCCATGGGTGCTCTGGGACTACCCCTCTCTTCTCTTGACCTATCCCCGGGCAACCGGGAAATCCTCTCCTACACTCTCTTCATGATGCCAAGCCTTGTCTTCATTTGCCTCTACGGCCTCTCAGCCTCGCTTCTTCAATGTGAAGGCTCCTACTTTCTTGCCGGCGCCTCTCCCGTCGCTTTCAACTTAGCCTGGATAGCAGGTGCTATCCTCCTCCGCGGCTTCGATGTCGAGCAGGCGATGCCCTACCTGTGCCTTTTCATCATTCTCGGCTGTTTCCTGCAATGGGCTGTCTGCTACCCTAAAACCAAGAAACTAATCCCGCACTCACCGCTGACACTTTTCTCTTTCAGGGGTATTCAGCCTGACGTAATGCGCATTGTCAAGCCAATGACCCTGGGCATGATCGGAATCGCCGCCACGCAAATCAACACAGCTCTGGATGCTGTTTTTGCCAGATTTGCCTCACTCGAAGGGCCGGCTTACCTGTGGTATGCCATCCGGATCGAACAGCTTCCCTTGGCCCTCTTTGGTATCGCCCTCTCAGGCGCTTTGCTGCCTCCTCTTTCGCGAGCGATGAAAAACGGGGATTTAAAAAAGGCTGCCGCTCTCTACTCTTCTTCCATCGGCACATGTATCGCGGTCATCGTCCCGATGACATTCGCCCTTGTCTTTTCTGGCAGAGCCACCGTTTCCCTACTTTATGAGCGGGGTGACTTTTCCGCTGTTTCAGCCGGAGAGACTGCCTTATGCCTCTACGGTTATGCCTTAGGCCTCCTGCCTTCTGTCACGGTCTTATTGACGGCACCTGTCTATTATGCCCTGTCCGACTATAAGACCCCGGCTCTTGCCTCCGGGTATTCAGTGGTCATCAACAGTATACTGAGCGCTGCCGGCGTCCTCGCCTTTGGCTTCGGCGCGTTTTGGATCGCTGTAGCGACAAGCTTGAGCGCTATCGCAAACGCCCTTATCCTAAGCTGCAGCCTACCCAAGGAGATTTCTTTTCCGTGGCATGCCTACTCCGCCAAGTTTTTCAGAGCGCTCGCCCACTCACTGCTCTACGCGGTTGGAGTGTACTTTTTACTCCCAGATCCTACGGGCTCTCTTACGGCCGGCACTGCCCCTTCCTTTACCGGTTCGCTCTATCTCTTCTCTCTGCATTTGACAATCTTTGCCCTCTGCATTGCTCCCCTGTGGTACCGCGAATTGAAGGATCTCAAACGATAA
- a CDS encoding deoxyribonuclease IV, which yields MTKKEEPLLIGAHTSIAGGVYNALYEGHSIGATTVQIFTANQRQWNTKAIGEEDVKRWKEVLKETGLQKIMSHDSYLINLGSNKEDILAKSLTAFRQEIERCQELEITYLNFHPGSATGASEEECLDKIAESLISFEDQFLKKGDLRLLLECTAGQGSTVGYSFEHLAYIIGKVEKKIPIGVCIDTCHAFVAGYDLTSKAAVSSTLDEFDRVVGLKHLYAFHLNDSMKGLGSRVDRHQDLGKGEIGIECFKALMHDPRTRYLPKYLETPGGLESWKKEIALLRSI from the coding sequence ATGACAAAAAAAGAAGAGCCTCTCCTCATTGGCGCCCACACCTCAATTGCCGGCGGCGTATATAACGCTCTTTATGAAGGGCACTCCATTGGGGCTACCACAGTGCAGATTTTCACCGCCAACCAGCGCCAGTGGAATACGAAAGCGATTGGAGAAGAGGATGTCAAGCGCTGGAAAGAGGTTTTAAAAGAGACAGGCCTTCAGAAGATCATGAGTCATGATAGCTACCTGATAAATTTGGGCAGCAACAAAGAGGATATTTTGGCCAAGAGCCTGACGGCATTCCGACAGGAGATTGAACGCTGCCAAGAGCTGGAGATCACCTATCTCAACTTCCACCCTGGTAGCGCGACAGGGGCTTCCGAAGAGGAATGTCTCGATAAAATCGCCGAGTCGCTGATTTCTTTCGAAGACCAATTTTTAAAGAAAGGGGATCTCCGCCTTCTTTTAGAGTGTACAGCAGGCCAGGGGTCAACCGTTGGCTATAGCTTCGAGCATCTCGCCTACATCATCGGTAAAGTGGAAAAAAAGATTCCGATCGGAGTCTGTATCGATACTTGCCATGCCTTTGTGGCAGGATATGACCTGACAAGCAAGGCGGCAGTTTCGTCGACGCTGGATGAGTTTGACCGGGTAGTCGGTTTAAAGCATCTTTACGCTTTTCACCTCAATGACTCGATGAAAGGTTTGGGGAGCCGTGTTGACAGGCATCAGGATCTTGGAAAGGGAGAAATCGGTATCGAGTGTTTTAAAGCGCTCATGCACGATCCGAGAACGCGCTACCTGCCGAAATATCTGGAGACACCGGGGGGGCTGGAATCGTGGAAAAAAGAGATCGCCCTTTTAAGAAGTATTTAA
- a CDS encoding toxin-antitoxin system YwqK family antitoxin, with translation MERYEFKDGRVTIVDEELNLDLSSPLEVLSLPDNPKNGQEVKPGTRVAIYNFSDGSRRVALEKEGVFHGEWRLLYPSGEMKIRTFYHEGLPHGPFRFFLQEGSLLVESWFFDGLKTGKSRSFYTEGEKCSLEQFVEGEPHGAQFFWYPDGTLKTLMEYEHGLLEGKVNLFHPNGALFRALRCSKGMVLNGDSD, from the coding sequence ATGGAACGCTATGAATTCAAAGACGGAAGAGTGACAATCGTCGATGAGGAACTTAATTTAGACCTTAGCTCTCCTCTCGAAGTCTTAAGCCTGCCGGACAACCCCAAAAATGGGCAGGAGGTTAAACCCGGCACCCGTGTGGCCATCTACAACTTCTCCGATGGGTCCCGGCGTGTCGCCTTAGAAAAAGAGGGGGTTTTTCATGGCGAGTGGCGTCTTCTCTATCCTTCAGGAGAGATGAAAATTCGGACGTTTTATCATGAAGGGCTGCCCCATGGGCCGTTTCGCTTCTTTCTGCAGGAGGGGAGCTTACTTGTGGAAAGTTGGTTCTTCGACGGGTTGAAAACCGGCAAAAGCCGCTCCTTTTACACGGAGGGTGAAAAGTGCTCTCTGGAGCAGTTTGTCGAGGGAGAGCCTCATGGAGCCCAGTTTTTTTGGTATCCCGATGGAACATTAAAGACGTTGATGGAGTATGAGCATGGTTTGCTGGAGGGCAAGGTGAATTTGTTCCATCCTAACGGCGCTCTGTTCCGCGCTTTGAGGTGTAGTAAGGGGATGGTATTGAACGGCGATAGTGATTGA